The Paenibacillus uliginis N3/975 genome has a window encoding:
- a CDS encoding copper ion binding protein gives MKQVTMNVEGMSCNHCVNSIEGALKNAGLSGKVDLASNTVTVEYDETKATVEQIKETIEEQGYDVV, from the coding sequence ATGAAACAAGTTACGATGAACGTCGAAGGCATGTCTTGCAACCACTGTGTGAATTCAATTGAAGGTGCTTTGAAAAACGCGGGTTTGTCCGGTAAAGTGGATCTGGCTTCCAACACGGTGACCGTGGAATATGACGAAACGAAGGCAACTGTGGAACAAATTAAAGAAACAATCGAAGAACAAGGATATGATGTCGTTTAA